A portion of the Pogoniulus pusillus isolate bPogPus1 chromosome 6, bPogPus1.pri, whole genome shotgun sequence genome contains these proteins:
- the DUSP13A gene encoding dual specificity protein phosphatase 13A, with protein MSGAQGPEDAEARTEDVPSLTEIEQLLNAGRPSCNHVDEVWPNLFLGDLVTAHNRFVLWKMGVTHVLNAAHGTTYSHGGQDFYGATIGYYGVPAHDLPSFDISQFFFSAAHFIHNALNTPGAKVLVHCAVGVSRSASLVLAYLMIKHHLRLVEAIKTVKEHRWISPNRGFLKHLRNLDVQLQQKKHC; from the exons ATGTCTGGGGCCCAGGGACCTGAAGACGCCGAGGCCCGCACGGAGGACGTCCCCTCCCTTACAGAAATTGAGCAGCTCCTGAACGCTGGGCGGCCCTCTTGCAACCACGTCGATGAAGTGTGGCCCAATCTCTTCTTGGGAGACCT AGTAACAGCTCACAACAGATTTGTTCTGTGGAAGATGGGTGTGACCCATGTTTTAAATGCTGCCCACGGCACAACATACAGCCACGGAGGCCAGGACTTCTACGGTGCAACGATCGGTTATTATGGTGTGCCAGCCCATGACCTCCCCAGCTTTGATATAAGCCAGTTCTTTTTCTCTGCAGCACACTTTATCCACAATGCCTTGAACACGCCAGGAG CTAAAGTCTTGGTGCATTGTGCAGTTGGAGTGAGCAGGTCAGCTTCCCTAGTCCTAGCATATCTCATGATCAAGCACCACCTCCGACTGGTTGAAGCCATCAAAACAGTGAAGGAACATCGTTGGATTTCACCCAATCGTGGCTTTCTGAAGCACCTGCGAAACTTGGATGTTCAGCTACAGCAGAAGAAACACTGCTGA